A region of Candidatus Aquicultor sp. DNA encodes the following proteins:
- the wecC gene encoding UDP-N-acetyl-D-mannosamine dehydrogenase translates to MGKWQNVCVVGLGYIGLPTASILATKGYKVLGVDVNENAVAMINDGKIHIVEPDLDILVKSAVHSGNLKASLTPERADVFILAVPTPFKEGHKPDLSYVESATNTIIPFLAEGNLVILESTSPVGTTDGIAAQIFVARPELQENLFVAHCPERVLPGQILKELVNNDRIIGGVDPISAEEAQGFYETFVSGQIFVTAAKTAELTKLTENSFRDVNIAFANELSIICHDLGVSVWEVIELANKHPRVNILQPGPGVGGHCIAVDPWFIVDSAPEKARLIRTARDVNDSKPYHVINRVKEKAGRIKEPVIACLGLAFKANIDDLRESPALEIVKHLAADNIGTILAVEPHIQKLPAKLERFTDVEFVGFTEALQRADIVLLLVDHKAFKNVDRDIIKDKIVIDTRGMW, encoded by the coding sequence ATGGGTAAGTGGCAAAACGTATGTGTCGTCGGCCTCGGCTATATCGGTCTGCCGACGGCGAGTATCCTGGCTACTAAGGGCTACAAGGTCTTAGGTGTAGATGTAAACGAAAATGCTGTGGCGATGATTAATGACGGAAAAATCCATATCGTCGAGCCGGATCTAGATATTCTTGTAAAATCGGCTGTTCACTCAGGTAATCTAAAAGCAAGTCTTACGCCTGAGAGGGCGGATGTCTTTATCCTTGCTGTTCCGACGCCTTTTAAAGAAGGCCACAAACCCGATCTTTCGTATGTTGAGTCGGCCACAAACACCATTATCCCGTTTCTAGCTGAAGGGAACCTTGTTATCTTAGAGTCAACTTCACCGGTCGGCACGACAGACGGCATAGCTGCTCAAATATTTGTCGCGCGCCCGGAGCTTCAAGAAAATCTTTTTGTAGCGCACTGCCCGGAGCGTGTTCTGCCTGGTCAAATACTTAAAGAATTGGTCAACAACGACCGTATAATCGGAGGCGTCGATCCCATATCTGCCGAAGAAGCGCAAGGCTTTTATGAGACGTTTGTCAGCGGGCAGATATTTGTTACGGCGGCCAAGACCGCCGAACTTACCAAGTTAACCGAAAACTCGTTCCGCGATGTGAATATCGCGTTTGCCAACGAACTCTCGATTATCTGTCACGACCTCGGCGTTAGTGTGTGGGAGGTCATCGAGCTTGCCAACAAACACCCCAGAGTTAATATTCTGCAGCCGGGCCCCGGTGTGGGTGGGCACTGCATTGCGGTTGACCCCTGGTTTATCGTCGATTCGGCGCCGGAGAAAGCGCGCCTTATCAGGACCGCGCGTGATGTAAACGACAGCAAGCCGTATCATGTTATCAATCGTGTTAAGGAGAAAGCCGGGCGGATTAAAGAGCCGGTTATCGCGTGCTTAGGGCTCGCATTTAAAGCAAATATCGACGATCTTCGCGAGAGCCCTGCGCTTGAGATTGTCAAACATCTTGCGGCTGACAATATCGGCACGATCCTTGCGGTTGAACCGCATATCCAAAAACTACCTGCCAAGCTTGAGCGCTTTACTGATGTTGAGTTTGTGGGTTTCACTGAAGCGTTGCAGCGCGCAGATATCGTGCTGCTTCTAGTCGATCATAAAGCATTTAAGAACGTAGACCGCGACATTATAAAAGATAAAATTGTAATCGACACAAGGGGGATGTGGTAA